The proteins below are encoded in one region of Meriones unguiculatus strain TT.TT164.6M chromosome 18, Bangor_MerUng_6.1, whole genome shotgun sequence:
- the Kdsr gene encoding 3-ketodihydrosphingosine reductase translates to MLLLAAAGLVAFVLLLYMVSPLISPKPLALPGAHVVVTGGSSGIGKCIAIECYKQGAFITLVARNEDKLLQAKKEIEKHSINDKQVVLCISVDVSQDYNQVENVIKQAQEKLGPVDMLVNCAGTSVAGKFEEMEVSSFEKLMSVNYLGSVYPSRAVITTMKERRVGRIVFVSSQAGQLGLFGFTAYSPSKFALRGLAEALQMEVKPYNVYVTVAYPPDTDTPMLAEENKTKPLETRLISETTGVCKPEQVAKQIVKDAIQGNFNSSIGSDGYMLSSLTCGMAPVTSITEGLQQVVTMGLFRTIALFYLGSFDNIVRRCMVQKAKPEIVDKTA, encoded by the exons ATGCTGCTCCTGGCCGCCGCCGGCCTCGTGGCCTTCGTGCTGCTCCTCTACATGGTGTCGCCGCTCATCAGCCCCAAGCCCCTCGCGCTGCCCGGCGCCCACGTAGTG GTCACAGGAGGTTCCAGCGGCATCGGGAAGTGCATTGCTATTGAATGCTACAAACAAGGAGCGTTTATAACTCTGGTTGCTCGAAATGAG GACAAGCTGCTGCAggcgaagaaagaaattgaaaagcacTCTATTAATGATAAACAG GTGGTGCTGTGTATTTCAGTTGATGTATCTCAAGACTATAACCAAGTAGAGAATGTCATAAAACAG GCACAAGAGAAGCTGGGTCCTGTGGACATGCTGGTCAACTGTGCAGGAACGTCTGTGGCAGGCAAGTTTGAAGAAATGGAAGTTAGTTCTTTTGAG AAATTAATGAGCGTAAATTACCTGGGCAGCGTGTACCCCAGCAGGGCAGTGATAACCACCATGAAGGAGCGACGGGTGGGCAGAATTGTGTTCGTGTCCTCCCAGgcaggacagctggggctgttTGGTTTCACAGCCTACTCTCCATCCAAGTTTGCCTTAAGAGGGCTGGCAGAAGCTCTACAGATGGAG GTGAAGCCTTACAATGTGTATGTCACCGTGGCCTACCCACCAGATACTGACACCCCAATGCTGGCcgaggaaaacaagacaaag CCCCTGGAGACCCGGCTTATTTCAGAGACCACAGGTGTTTGCAAACCAGAGCAGGTGGCCAAACAAATTGTCAAAGATGCCATA CAAGGGAATTTTAATAGTTCCATTGGCTCGGATGGGTACATGCTGTCCTCCCTGACCTGTGGGATGGCACCAGTGACTTCCATCACTGAAGGACTCCAGCAG GTGGTCACCATGGGCCTTTTCCGAACAATTGCTTTGTTTTACCTTGGAAGTTTTGATAATATAGTTCGCCGCTGCATGGTGCAGAAAGCAAAACCTGAAATCGTAGACAAAACTGCTTAA